The Mycobacteriales bacterium DNA window CTGACCCTCGACCGGGTGCCGGGGTCGGCGGTCGTGCTCGGTGGCGGCGTGATCGGGGTCGAGTTCGCGTCCATCTGGCGCTCCTTCGGTGCCGAGGTGACGATCGTCGAGGCCCTGCCGCACCTGCTCCCGCTCGAGGACGAGTCCAGTTCGAAGCTGCTCGAGCGGGCCTTCCGCAAGCGCGGGATCGGGTTCAAGATCGGAACGAGGTTCGCCGACGCGAAGGTCACCGACGCCGGCGTCACGGTCACGCTCGAGGGCGGCGAGACGCTCGAGGGCGAGCTGCTGCTCGTCGCGGTCGGCCGGGGGCCGGTCTCCGACGGGCTCGGTTTCGAGGAGGTCGGCGTCGGGATGGACCGCGGGTTCGTCACGGTGGACGAACACTGCCGGACCTCGGTGGACGGGATCTACGCGGTGGGCGACGTCCGGCCCGGGCTCCAGCTGGCTCACGTCGGGTTCGCCGAAGGAATCATGGTCGCCGAGGAGATCGGCGGACTGAACCCGCCGACCGTCGACTACGTCAACGTTCCGAAGATCACCTACTCGGAGCCCGAAGTCGCCTCGGTCGGCCTGACCTCGGCGCAAGCCGCCGAACGCGGGTACGAGACGGTCGAGGTCACCTACGACCTGGCCGGCAACGGTCGGTCGCAGATCCTGCAGACCGCCGGTGCGGTCAAGGTGGTCGCGGCAAAGGACGGCCCGGTCCTCGGCGTCCACATGGTCGGTTCGCGGGTCGGTGAGCTGATCGCCGAAGCCCAGCTCATCACCAACTGGGAGGCGCTGCCGTCCGAGGTCGCGCAGCTCATCCATCCCCATCCGACGATGTCAGAGGCGGTCGGCGAAGCGCACCTGGCGCTCGCCGGCAAGCCCCTGCACACGCACGGCTGACCGAGTCGAAGGAGCCCGAGCCGGCTATGGCCACCTCAGTCACGATGCCCCGCCTCGGAGAGAGCGTCACCGAGGGGACGGTCACCCGCTGGCTGAAGAAGGAGGGCGAGCGGGTCGAGGTCGACGAGCCGCTGCTCGAGGTCTCCACGGACAAGGTCGACACCGAGATC harbors:
- the lpdA gene encoding dihydrolipoyl dehydrogenase; this translates as MASSESADLVILGGGSGGYACALRAAELGKTVIMIEKDKVGGTCLHRGCIPTKALLHAAEVADQTRESASVGVNATLEGIDMAGVNSYKDKVVGRLFKGLQGLVKSRGITTVEGSGRLVGPDTVQVGDEPYRGAHVVLATGSYSRSLPGLDIDHQRIITSEDALTLDRVPGSAVVLGGGVIGVEFASIWRSFGAEVTIVEALPHLLPLEDESSSKLLERAFRKRGIGFKIGTRFADAKVTDAGVTVTLEGGETLEGELLLVAVGRGPVSDGLGFEEVGVGMDRGFVTVDEHCRTSVDGIYAVGDVRPGLQLAHVGFAEGIMVAEEIGGLNPPTVDYVNVPKITYSEPEVASVGLTSAQAAERGYETVEVTYDLAGNGRSQILQTAGAVKVVAAKDGPVLGVHMVGSRVGELIAEAQLITNWEALPSEVAQLIHPHPTMSEAVGEAHLALAGKPLHTHG